One genomic window of Desmospora activa DSM 45169 includes the following:
- a CDS encoding DUF1540 domain-containing protein encodes MPEVKCSVANCFFWGKGNNCTADAIMVDVDKNWNKNYREEIGGEFVDSHDQYSAHNSAHTCCHTFRPKDQ; translated from the coding sequence ATGCCTGAAGTAAAATGTAGTGTAGCCAACTGTTTCTTTTGGGGAAAAGGCAATAATTGTACGGCCGACGCAATCATGGTGGATGTGGATAAAAATTGGAATAAAAATTATCGCGAGGAGATCGGTGGAGAATTTGTCGATAGCCACGATCAGTACTCCGCCCACAACTCAGCGCATACCTGTTGTCACACGTTTCGCCCCAAAGATCAGTAA
- a CDS encoding sigma-70 family RNA polymerase sigma factor gives MQLEQLYEHYQSLLFGVAYRMLGSISDAEDIVQDVFLSLQQQEIDKISHVKAYLIKMTTNRCLNLLGSARHKREEYVGPWLPEPLLDQQQPADIIERNESISYAFLVLMEQLSPIERAVFILRESLGFEYEAIADILDKTTSNCRKIMSRAKRKLPHPLPTAPLQHVVLNPDKLKNLQGVSQNPPPDCLHM, from the coding sequence TTGCAACTAGAACAATTGTACGAGCACTATCAGTCGCTCTTATTTGGTGTGGCTTATCGCATGCTGGGCTCCATCTCCGATGCGGAAGATATCGTCCAGGACGTTTTTCTTAGCTTGCAGCAACAGGAAATCGATAAAATCAGCCATGTAAAAGCATACCTGATTAAGATGACGACCAACCGTTGTTTAAACTTACTGGGGTCAGCGCGCCACAAGCGGGAGGAGTATGTAGGACCCTGGCTTCCTGAACCGCTACTGGATCAACAGCAACCTGCGGATATCATCGAGCGGAATGAGTCCATCTCATACGCCTTTCTTGTACTGATGGAGCAGTTATCACCAATCGAACGGGCCGTGTTTATCTTGCGTGAAAGTTTGGGATTTGAGTATGAGGCGATTGCGGACATACTTGATAAAACGACGTCCAACTGCCGCAAAATCATGAGTCGTGCCAAGCGCAAGCTTCCACATCCCCTTCCTACCGCCCCACTGCAACACGTGGTCCTAAATCCGGACAAACTAAAAAACTTGCAGGGAGTGTCACAAAACCCCCCGCCCGATTGTCTCCATATGTGA
- a CDS encoding cation:proton antiporter gives MNFIDIEKLIDLEKLHEFHFLWDLVLILIAVKVAGHLSKKMGQPSVFGELLVGIILGPALLGWIVVDPENPGLIKELAEVGVILLMFLAGLETDVEEFKKTAYGSSLVAIGGVIFPLVTGFAVGTLFGYEFSTAIFIGTLLVATSVSISVQTLRELGKLQTKEGVTILGAAVLDDVLGIIILSVVVGFTAGSGESSMMDIFLLLGKILLFFVLIFLIGRKVLPRLFQWGANLLTTEVLLTFGIITALSFAYFAEMFGLAGIVGSYFAGLMLSLTKYRHELFEKVEVISFSFFVPIFFVSIGVAADISGLSSDILWLILTLTVVAILSKLVGGGLGAKLAGFDWRSSSGIGAGMVARGEVGLIVASIGLSRGLIDNELFTVTVIIVLATTLVTPPLLKGIFHTKKS, from the coding sequence ATGAACTTCATCGACATCGAAAAGCTCATCGACTTAGAAAAGCTGCACGAATTTCATTTCCTGTGGGACCTGGTACTAATCTTGATCGCCGTCAAAGTGGCAGGTCACCTAAGTAAAAAAATGGGACAGCCCTCTGTTTTCGGGGAACTATTGGTCGGAATCATTCTGGGGCCTGCCTTGTTGGGCTGGATTGTAGTCGATCCGGAAAATCCAGGATTGATCAAAGAACTGGCCGAGGTAGGGGTTATCCTGCTCATGTTTTTGGCAGGCTTGGAAACCGATGTGGAAGAGTTTAAAAAGACCGCTTATGGCTCCTCTCTCGTCGCCATCGGCGGTGTAATATTTCCGCTGGTTACCGGTTTTGCGGTTGGTACACTTTTCGGTTATGAATTTTCCACGGCGATTTTTATCGGTACATTATTAGTCGCTACTAGTGTCAGCATTTCCGTTCAAACCTTGCGTGAACTGGGGAAACTACAGACCAAAGAAGGCGTGACGATTTTAGGGGCGGCTGTATTGGATGATGTACTGGGAATTATCATACTTTCTGTTGTCGTCGGCTTTACCGCCGGCAGCGGTGAAAGCAGTATGATGGATATCTTCCTGTTGTTGGGTAAAATCCTGCTCTTTTTCGTCCTGATCTTCCTGATCGGTCGTAAGGTTTTACCACGGCTCTTTCAATGGGGTGCCAATCTGTTGACAACCGAAGTGTTGTTAACCTTTGGTATCATCACCGCCCTCTCTTTCGCTTATTTTGCGGAGATGTTCGGTTTGGCGGGGATTGTCGGCTCCTACTTCGCCGGATTGATGCTGAGCTTAACCAAATATCGCCATGAGTTATTTGAAAAAGTGGAGGTTATTTCCTTCTCCTTTTTTGTACCGATCTTCTTTGTCAGTATCGGTGTGGCGGCCGATATCAGCGGATTGTCATCGGATATCTTGTGGTTGATTCTCACCCTCACAGTAGTGGCTATTTTAAGCAAACTGGTTGGTGGTGGGCTGGGAGCGAAATTGGCCGGCTTCGACTGGCGCAGTTCCTCCGGGATTGGAGCAGGAATGGTAGCCCGCGGTGAGGTGGGCCTCATTGTCGCTTCCATCGGTCTCAGTCGCGGATTGATTGATAATGAACTGTTTACAGTAACCGTTATCATCGTCTTAGCTACCACATTGGTCACTCCACCGCTGTTAAAAGGGATCTTTCACACCAAAAAATCGTAA
- the rodA gene encoding rod shape-determining protein RodA, with protein sequence MKMGRMIRRFDYPLLFLIFLLAVISIVAISGATYSNDPTFVQQQIYWYILGILLLGATLLFDYRVLINGPLVYILYGLGILLLLLVLIPGIGVSVKGAQRWVNIAGFQFLPSEFVKLFLIITLAKVASESQRLSIRSWREFMKLMVLFAVPFFIILKQPDLGTSLVLVGVLAAVMLAVGVDWRIFAVGMLAIVILVGGVFALYFSKHPLLYDVLEDHQIQRIETFINPASDPTGSGYQLTQSMIAVGSGQLYGKGFQNGTQAQGRWLPEPHNDFIFAVLAEEFGFLGGSVLLCTFLFLVYRMVQVGIQCEDRFGACLVAGVTGMIVFQVFQNIGMTIGLLPVTGLPLPFISYGGSALISNLIAVGLVLNVGMRQGEDNLFAD encoded by the coding sequence ATGAAAATGGGCCGCATGATTCGTCGCTTTGATTATCCGCTGTTGTTTTTAATTTTCCTGTTGGCGGTTATCAGCATTGTTGCCATCTCTGGAGCAACCTACTCCAATGATCCCACTTTTGTCCAACAGCAGATTTATTGGTATATTCTAGGTATTCTACTCCTTGGAGCCACTCTCCTGTTTGACTACAGGGTTTTGATCAATGGCCCCTTGGTCTATATTTTGTATGGATTAGGTATTTTGCTTCTACTTCTAGTGTTGATCCCCGGAATTGGAGTCAGCGTCAAAGGGGCGCAACGCTGGGTCAACATTGCTGGGTTTCAGTTTCTGCCTTCCGAATTTGTAAAGTTGTTTTTAATCATTACCCTTGCCAAAGTAGCTAGTGAATCCCAGCGATTATCGATTCGGTCCTGGCGAGAGTTCATGAAGTTAATGGTTTTGTTTGCCGTTCCCTTCTTCATTATCCTCAAGCAGCCGGATTTAGGTACATCACTGGTGCTGGTAGGTGTCTTGGCTGCAGTGATGTTGGCTGTCGGTGTAGATTGGCGTATCTTTGCAGTGGGAATGCTTGCGATCGTCATCCTGGTGGGTGGAGTATTTGCTCTTTATTTTAGCAAACATCCACTCTTGTACGATGTGTTGGAAGATCACCAAATTCAACGGATTGAGACATTTATTAATCCCGCCTCTGATCCGACTGGCTCCGGATATCAATTAACTCAATCCATGATTGCGGTCGGTTCCGGCCAGCTATATGGAAAAGGATTTCAAAATGGAACCCAGGCCCAGGGACGGTGGTTGCCAGAACCCCATAACGATTTTATCTTTGCAGTGTTGGCAGAGGAGTTTGGTTTTCTAGGCGGTAGTGTTCTCCTATGTACCTTCCTGTTTTTGGTTTATCGCATGGTGCAAGTGGGAATTCAGTGCGAGGATCGTTTTGGCGCCTGTTTGGTGGCTGGGGTAACGGGGATGATTGTGTTTCAGGTGTTTCAAAATATTGGTATGACGATCGGTTTATTGCCTGTCACCGGACTGCCCTTGCCGTTTATCAGTTATGGCGGCAGTGCTCTCATCTCTAATCTAATCGCAGTTGGATTGGTGCTCAATGTAGGGATGCGCCAAGGAGAAGATAATCTGTTTGCTGACTGA
- a CDS encoding zinc metallopeptidase — translation MTINTIMLLVVLAAFVLTIVAQFAVKGSFKKWAQVNASSGMTGRDVARRILDDNGLHDVPVEPVAGSLTDHYDPISRAVRLSEPVYYENSISAVSVAAHECGHAIQHKEAYGALVLRHKMFPVTNFASGIAPFLLLGGLLLGQLQLFGLGILLYSAAVAFQLVTLPVEFNASSRAKNIMVQMGIIRNLEERGVNRVLNAAALTYVAAALYALLELLRFVILFFSANDD, via the coding sequence ATGACCATCAATACGATTATGCTCTTGGTCGTTCTTGCCGCTTTCGTTCTTACGATCGTGGCGCAGTTCGCCGTAAAGGGCAGCTTTAAGAAGTGGGCACAAGTAAACGCTTCCTCCGGCATGACCGGACGCGATGTGGCAAGGCGTATCTTGGATGACAACGGTTTGCACGATGTGCCGGTGGAGCCGGTTGCAGGCAGCCTGACCGACCATTATGACCCGATTTCCCGAGCGGTCCGCTTATCGGAGCCCGTTTATTACGAAAACTCGATTTCCGCCGTTTCCGTGGCAGCCCATGAATGTGGCCACGCTATCCAACATAAAGAAGCTTACGGTGCTTTGGTTCTGCGCCATAAAATGTTCCCGGTGACCAACTTTGCCTCCGGCATCGCACCCTTTTTGCTGTTAGGTGGATTGCTCTTAGGTCAATTGCAACTCTTTGGCTTGGGAATTCTGCTGTACTCCGCTGCGGTCGCTTTTCAGTTGGTTACTTTGCCGGTGGAATTTAACGCCAGCAGCCGCGCCAAAAACATCATGGTGCAGATGGGGATTATCCGCAACCTGGAGGAGCGCGGAGTTAATCGTGTATTAAATGCTGCCGCTCTCACCTATGTGGCCGCCGCCTTGTACGCCTTGTTAGAGCTGTTACGTTTTGTCATTCTGTTTTTCTCAGCAAACGATGATTAA
- the ftsW gene encoding putative lipid II flippase FtsW gives MVRSKPDFWMMLIVFVLMGFGLVMIFSASYYDGLTKYGDSYYYFKRQLLWAGASLILFFVVSNIPYSLYRRYVGWILLGSLTVLLLVFIPGVGKTLNGATRWIQLGPIGFQPSELAKVGAIIYTASIMVKKQEVLHRFKRGLLPPLLVIGMLCFLIVIEPHFSSMVILLGSCMIVIYCAGARLKHLLLLASTGIPFILWVMVVEPYRLQRWHVLFDPWKDPTGGGFQTIQALFAIGPGGLSGKGLGNSIQKLAYLPMSQTDFIFAIIAEELGFIGGSFLILLFVVFVVRGIRIAIRSSDLFGTLLGIGIVSMFAIQALFNLGVVTAVLPVTGVPLPFISYGGSSLMISMLAAGILLSISRFRPIAADTHTKQRPQHTSYTPGSRYARVNNRQL, from the coding sequence ATGGTGAGAAGCAAACCCGATTTTTGGATGATGTTAATCGTGTTTGTTTTAATGGGATTTGGACTGGTGATGATCTTTAGTGCCAGTTATTATGATGGACTGACGAAATACGGTGACAGCTATTATTATTTTAAGCGGCAGCTGTTATGGGCGGGTGCTTCCCTTATCCTTTTCTTTGTTGTATCGAATATCCCGTACAGCCTGTATCGCCGCTATGTCGGATGGATTTTATTAGGAAGCTTAACGGTACTGCTATTGGTCTTTATTCCTGGAGTGGGCAAAACCTTAAATGGAGCAACGCGCTGGATTCAATTGGGCCCTATCGGATTTCAGCCATCGGAGCTGGCTAAGGTGGGGGCGATCATCTACACTGCTTCGATTATGGTAAAAAAGCAGGAGGTGCTACACCGCTTTAAACGAGGGCTACTCCCTCCCCTATTGGTGATTGGAATGCTTTGTTTTCTGATTGTAATTGAGCCTCATTTCTCCAGCATGGTAATCCTACTGGGTTCCTGTATGATCGTCATCTACTGTGCCGGTGCCCGTCTAAAGCATCTGTTGTTGTTGGCTTCCACAGGGATTCCATTTATCCTGTGGGTGATGGTGGTAGAGCCCTACCGCTTGCAGCGGTGGCATGTATTGTTTGATCCCTGGAAAGATCCCACCGGCGGCGGCTTTCAGACGATCCAGGCTTTATTTGCCATCGGACCGGGAGGGTTATCCGGTAAGGGATTGGGCAACAGCATTCAAAAACTGGCTTATCTGCCTATGTCCCAGACCGATTTTATCTTTGCCATTATCGCTGAAGAGCTCGGCTTTATCGGCGGCTCTTTTCTCATCCTTCTCTTTGTCGTCTTCGTGGTGCGGGGGATACGCATCGCGATCCGCTCCTCGGATCTATTTGGCACCTTATTGGGAATTGGGATCGTCAGCATGTTTGCGATTCAAGCATTGTTCAATTTAGGCGTGGTAACCGCCGTTTTACCAGTAACCGGCGTTCCTTTGCCCTTTATTAGTTACGGTGGGTCGTCGTTGATGATCAGTATGCTAGCAGCAGGTATCCTTCTCAGCATCTCCCGTTTTCGCCCCATCGCAGCCGATACCCATACCAAGCAGAGGCCTCAGCATACCTCCTACACTCCCGGATCTCGCTATGCCCGTGTAAACAACCGCCAACTTTGA